From a single Macrobrachium rosenbergii isolate ZJJX-2024 chromosome 9, ASM4041242v1, whole genome shotgun sequence genomic region:
- the LOC136841996 gene encoding circumsporozoite protein-like, with translation MAGFPRPATGSHWQSPSACFCGGGQPLASAGGALPPASAGRGSRWPPPAEPACFVAGKGSRWPPLVETYCLLQLGSWPPLMEPFRLLRWGRAAAGLRRGSPSACFGGGGQPPASAGGALPPASVGEGSRRPPPGEPFRLLRGEGQPTGSPREPFR, from the coding sequence ATGGCTGGTTTCCCCCGACCAGCCACTGGCTCCCACTGGCAGAGCCCTTCTGCCTGCTTCTGTGGGGGAGGGCAGCCGCTGGCCTCCGCCGGGGGAGCCCTTCCGCCTGCTTCGGCGGGGAGGGGCAGCCGCTGGCCTCCGCCGGCGGAGCCCGCCTGCTTCGTGGCAGGGAAGGGCAGCCGCTGGCCTCCGCTGGTGGAGACCTACTGCCTGCTTCAGCTGGGAAGCTGGCCTCCACTGATGGAGCCCTTCCGCCTGCTTCGGTGGGGGAGGGCAGCCGCCGGCCTCCGCCGGGGGAGCCCTTCCGCCTGCTTCGGTGGGGGAGGGCAGCCGCCGGCCTCCGCCGGGGGAGCCCTTCCGCCTGCTTCGGTGGGGGAGGGCAGCCGCCGGCCTCCGCCGGGGGAGCCCTTCCGCTTGCTTCGTGGGGAGGGGCAGCCAACAGGCTCTCCGCGGGAGCCCTTCCGCTAA